TAAAAGCAATGGAAAAAGATTCTCAAAAAGCGACCCAAGAACTGAGAGTAGATGGCGGAGCCACTGCCAATAATTTCTTAATGCAATTTCAAGCTGACTTATTAGATTGTGAAATTAAAAGGCCAAAAATCATAGAAACCACTGCTATTGGAGCTGCCTTTCTTGCAGGTTTGGCTGTGGGCTTTTGGAAAAATCAGGAAGAGATTCAATCTCTTTGGGAATCTGATAGGAATTTTCAGCCAGACATGGACAGCCAAAAACGAGAAAAATTGCTTCATTTTTGGCATAAAGCTGTTGAACGATCTAAAAACTGGATAGAATCATGAACCCATATGTAGCGGAAATTATTGGAACTGGACTTCTCTTGTTATTGGGTTCCGGTGTGGTAGCAAACATGCTGCTTCCTAAGACTAAAGGTCATGGAGGAGGAATCATGGAAATCAGTACGGCTTGGGCCCTAGCAGTCTTTGTAGGAGTTGTCGTTGCCGGTCCTTACAGTGGTGCACATTTAAACCCTGCCGTTACGGTAGGTTTAGCCATTGCAGGAAAATTCGATTGGGCCTTGGTTCCAGGATATATCGGAGCCGAAGTTTTAGGTGCCATGATAGGAGTAGGAATTGCCTGGCTTTTTTATAAAGACCATTATGATGCTTCAGATGATCCGGATTTAAAAGCCGCACCATTTGGCACTTCACCTGCAATAAGAAACCTTCCATTAAACTTCTTTTCGGAACTCGTTGGCACCTTTGTATTGATTATCGTTATCCTCTACAATGCAGGAGTGAAAATCGAAGATGCCGACCAAACCCCCATTGGGATGGGTTCACTTGGAGCAATTCCAGTAGCATTTTTGGTTTGGGTGATCGGTTTAGCTCTAGGAGGAACGACCGGCTATGCCATTAATCCTGCCAGAGATTTTGGTCCAAGATTAATGCATTCGATATTACCAATCAAAGGAAAGGGAAGTTCTGACTGGGGATATGCCTGGGTGCCAATTTTAGGACCTATTGCCGGTGCTGCTGTGGCAGCGGGTATTTACCTTTTGGCAGGAGCATAAAAAAAAGCCTGAAAAATCTAAATTTTCAGGCTTTTGCTTCTTTAATACTATATCTGATTTACTTCAAAACTTCTCTGGCGATAACTAATTTCTGGATTTCTGAAGTCCCTTCCCCTATTGTGCAAAGTTTGGAATCACGGTAATACTTTTCTACGGGATAATCTTTTGTAAAGCCATAACCACCAAAAATCTGAACTGCTTCATTTGAAACGGAAACGCAGACCTCAGAAGCATAGTATTTGGCTTGGGCAGAAGCCAAAGTCACTTTTTCACCCCTGTTTTTCATATCAGAAGCTTTCATAATCAACAGTTTGGCCGCTTCAACTTGAGTAGCCATATCTGCTAACTTAAACGAAATACCCTGAAATCTACTGATAGGCTTTCCGAATTGCTCTCTTTCTTTTGAGTACTGAATAGAAGCCTCCAATGCTCCCTCAGCAATCCCTAGTGACAAAGCAGCGATGGAAATCCTTCCACCATCCAAAACTTTCATCGACTGAATAAAGCCATCTCCAACATTTCCTAGTACTTGAGACTCATGAATTTTACAATCTTCAAAAATCATTTCGGCAGTTTCAGATGCTCTCATCCCCAGCTTATCTTCCTTCCTGCCTCCTTTGAACCCTGGTGTACCTCGCTCCACAATGAAAGCGGTCATTCCGTGTGAATCTCCAACCTCTCCTGTTCTTGCTATCACCACAGCCAAATCCCCCGAAACACCATGAGTAATGAAATTTTTTGCTCCATTTAAGATCCAGTAATCACCATCTTTTACAGCAACAGTTTTCATATTTCCAGCATCTGACCCCGTATTTGGTTCGGTTAGTCCCCATGCGCCAAGCAATTCACAAGTTGCTAATTTTGGAAGGTATTTTTGTTTTTGCTCCTCCGATCCAAACAGAAGAATATGTCCTGTACAAAGAGAATTATGAGCCGCTAATGACAGCCCAATAGAAGGATCCAATTTAGTTACTTCCACAATGGCCGTCACATATTCATCATAACCAAATCCTGCTCCTCCGAAATCGGTAGGAACCAAAACTCCCATGAGACCAAGCTCACCAAGTTTCTTGAATAAATCCTTTGGAAAAAATTGAGTATCATCCCACTCCTTGCGAAAAGGGGTAATTTCTTTAGCACCAAAATCACGAATCATATCCGCAATCATTCGCTGGTTTTCGCTTTCATTAAAATTCATAGAAATGTTACTTGGGTTTATATATCATTTAACCCTAAGATTCAGAATAAGTTTGGATTCCACAAATCAGTATCAACCGCATAAAATTTGCATTCAATTCATTTATTCATGCTATTGATTCATTCTTCTCACCACAAACCTCATATTTAGGGAGTTACAGATGAATTAACCATCTAATATTTCTTTTCATAAATAAAAAATAAATGATTTATCAGCCTCCAAATCAATAATTTACGACCCAAAAGGCACTCAATGGATCAAATCTCTTATTTTTTCTAAAAAATTGATACAAAAGATTTTTTTGGCCAAGACAAGTCTTATGTTTCGGAAAAGCATTTTAAATAGCCTCTATTCTAATTAAATCTGAACCTATAACTTTAGAGAATTGAGAGTAGTATTCAATTGATCCAGAAAACATGGGTGGAAAAAATACCTGAATCTTCATTGAATAAACCAACAGAATAATACACCCTTGGGTTAGAAAAATAAACCAATTATGAAAAAAATAGCACTTTTATTGTCAACAATATTGGCACTTCATTTTACTCAGGCACAGGATATTTCTGGGCAATGGAAGGGAGTTCTTAAAGTTCAAGGAGTCCAATTACCCTTGGTTTTCAATATTGAAAAAACTGATTCCGGTTATAAATCAACCATGGACAGTCCTCAACAAGGAGCTTTTGGAATTCCAGCTACTTCAACCAACTTTGAAAATAGCACGCTGACGATTCAGATAACCAATGCCCGAATTAAGTATGAAGGCACTTTAGGGGAAGATGAAGTTGTCATTGGAGTCTTTGATCAAGGTGGTCAAACCTATCCTATGAATCTCAAAAAGAACACGGAAGGATCGGATAAGCCTACTAGACCTCAGGAACCAAGCAAGCCTTATCCTTACCTATCTGAAGACATTACTTTTGAGAATTCAAGTGCAGGAATAGACTTAGCAGGAACTTTGACTATGCCTTCTACTGGAGAAGCTTTTCCAGCAGTAGTCCTCATTTCCGGGAGCGGCCCTCAAGACCGAAATGAGGAATTGATGGGGCATAAGCCATTTTTAGTACTCTCGGATTTTTTAACGAAAAATGGAATCGCAGTATTAAGATTTGACGATAGAGGTACTGGTAAGTCCACAGGTGATTTCAGTGCTGCAATTACCCAGGACTTTGCTACAGATGTCGAAGCAGCAGTCAACTATTTAAAAACTAGATCAGAAATTAATGCTGACAAGATCGGCTTGATTGGTCATAGCGAGGGAGGAATGATTGCTCCCATAGTTGCTGTGAATACTGATGACGTTGATTTTATAGTGCTTCTGGCTGGCACAGGAATCCCAGGAGACCAATTACTGCTCTTGCAGCAACGTTTGCTTGGTAAAGCTTCTGGCATGTCTGATAGCCAATTAGAAGAAAATGATGTCATCAGCAAAAAAGCCTTCGAAATAGTTAAAACATCAGAAAACCCAAAAAGGGATCTTACAGATCTTATGATAGATGTTTTCAGAAATCTTCCCCAAGACAAAATCCCTCAAGGCATGACAGAAGCTGACTTCGTCAATGCTCAGGTCAATCAAATGAGCAATCCCTGGATGATGAATTTCATTCAATACGACCCAGCCCCTACACTTCAAAAAGTAAGCTGCCCTGTGTTGGCAATCAATGGATCTAAAGACCTTCAAGTAGCTCCAAAAGAAAATCTGGAAGCAATAGAAAGTGCAGTTTTAGCTGGTGGAAATAAAGAGATTACGATCAAAGAATTACCAGGTCTAAACCACCTTTTCCAAGAGAGCACAACTGGAGCTCCAAGTGAATACGGAGCCATTGAACAAACAATTTCTCCTATTGCTTTGGATGAAATTTTAAACTGGATCCAAAAGCAAGTCAATTAAATTTTATAGATCAACAAAAAAAATAGTCCAGAAATCTGGACTATTTTTTTTGATTTTCTTAAAAGGAAAAATCACTTAATATCATCGTATTGCTTCTTCAACTCATCAAAGGTTGATTTCAATTCATTAAAACGCTCGTAGGCATCCTGCCCAGGCTTTTGATCAGATCTGCCGAGCATAGACCCCAAGTATCTTGCTTGATCTTGAAGCATGGGTTTCATGTAAGTCCCGTCTGGAGTGACTAATTGATAGTAAATTGACTCCAGCTGCTGCTTTTTCACATCTACATTTTTAGGAGAGTTTTCCTTTTCCAGTACCAATTCCAAGGCTTCCTTCTTTTTCTCAATCTCTACAATCAATTTTTCTATATCATCTCTAAAAGATTGAATCTCGAGAGAAAGCTTTTCTTGCTCTGCCACATCAGCATCCGAAACCAAAGTGACTCTTGGATCCAACACCACGTCAAACTCCTGCTCCAACACCTGATCTCCTGACATTAATCTGGCTTTATATTTCCCTGTAGATACCAATGGACCATTCCCCACATACGCTCTTTTAGGATCTTTATTCCAACCACCCTGGTGTCTCATATTCCA
Above is a window of Algoriphagus machipongonensis DNA encoding:
- a CDS encoding alpha/beta hydrolase family protein; the encoded protein is MKKIALLLSTILALHFTQAQDISGQWKGVLKVQGVQLPLVFNIEKTDSGYKSTMDSPQQGAFGIPATSTNFENSTLTIQITNARIKYEGTLGEDEVVIGVFDQGGQTYPMNLKKNTEGSDKPTRPQEPSKPYPYLSEDITFENSSAGIDLAGTLTMPSTGEAFPAVVLISGSGPQDRNEELMGHKPFLVLSDFLTKNGIAVLRFDDRGTGKSTGDFSAAITQDFATDVEAAVNYLKTRSEINADKIGLIGHSEGGMIAPIVAVNTDDVDFIVLLAGTGIPGDQLLLLQQRLLGKASGMSDSQLEENDVISKKAFEIVKTSENPKRDLTDLMIDVFRNLPQDKIPQGMTEADFVNAQVNQMSNPWMMNFIQYDPAPTLQKVSCPVLAINGSKDLQVAPKENLEAIESAVLAGGNKEITIKELPGLNHLFQESTTGAPSEYGAIEQTISPIALDEILNWIQKQVN
- a CDS encoding acyl-CoA dehydrogenase family protein; the encoded protein is MNFNESENQRMIADMIRDFGAKEITPFRKEWDDTQFFPKDLFKKLGELGLMGVLVPTDFGGAGFGYDEYVTAIVEVTKLDPSIGLSLAAHNSLCTGHILLFGSEEQKQKYLPKLATCELLGAWGLTEPNTGSDAGNMKTVAVKDGDYWILNGAKNFITHGVSGDLAVVIARTGEVGDSHGMTAFIVERGTPGFKGGRKEDKLGMRASETAEMIFEDCKIHESQVLGNVGDGFIQSMKVLDGGRISIAALSLGIAEGALEASIQYSKEREQFGKPISRFQGISFKLADMATQVEAAKLLIMKASDMKNRGEKVTLASAQAKYYASEVCVSVSNEAVQIFGGYGFTKDYPVEKYYRDSKLCTIGEGTSEIQKLVIAREVLK
- a CDS encoding MIP/aquaporin family protein, whose amino-acid sequence is MNPYVAEIIGTGLLLLLGSGVVANMLLPKTKGHGGGIMEISTAWALAVFVGVVVAGPYSGAHLNPAVTVGLAIAGKFDWALVPGYIGAEVLGAMIGVGIAWLFYKDHYDASDDPDLKAAPFGTSPAIRNLPLNFFSELVGTFVLIIVILYNAGVKIEDADQTPIGMGSLGAIPVAFLVWVIGLALGGTTGYAINPARDFGPRLMHSILPIKGKGSSDWGYAWVPILGPIAGAAVAAGIYLLAGA